The following DNA comes from Methanobacterium alcaliphilum.
ACCTATATCTGTAATAGATGGTTTAGAAATGGGCTCGTTTAAGCACCCTAATTCTAGATTAATGAAAAAAATAGAAGATGTCACTGAAGATTTGAACAAAGAAGAGTTAGGTGCAATTGGTAGAGGTTACAGGATACGAGCTACATTGGGCTCAGATTTTAAATATTATTTGTTGGGTATGCGCCAAAAAACTGGGATTAATCCTAAAGAATTACAAAAAATGACATTAAATGATTGTCATAAAACAATTGGCCAAATTCCATTTGATTATCATGAAATTGCTATGGCTGGAAGAGAACTTATAGAATAAAACTGGAATAATTTCACCAAACTTCAGTAAACTTTTAATATATTTTTAAACTATTTTTTGTTTTAAATTTATTTTCGGATTTAATTAGGGATCTATAAATTATAGATCCCCCAATGCACCATAGAGTTAATTATGGAGGAACATGAATCTATGGTGTTTATGTAAGCATGTCTGGTTTTGCACAATCTACTATATCAATTTTACTTTATTTAATTTAAAGTAAAATGGAAAATTATTTATTATTCTAAATTAATTTTCATATAGGTGAAGGTGTAAAAGTTGCAAGAGGTGTAAAAAGTGGATGGTATAACTTTAACTGCTTGGATATTATTTATTGGCATGATTATTGGCCTTATATTGGGATTTTTAAAAATTTTTGAGAATTCAAAACCCAATGTGGAGTACTTAGTACTTGTTGCATTATTGGTAGCAGTTTGTGTTATGGGTATGCTACCAACAGCTGCTGTTCCAGGAGTCCAAGCCGCTTCATTTGTAATAATTATGGCTGGAATAATTTTCGGACGAGAAACCGGGTTTATTACAGGAGTTCTAACTGTTTTTGTCATGAGTTTGTTTTTAGGCTTTGGATTTTGGTCGGTCTTTCAAATGATAGGTTGGGGTCTAATGGGTTTCACGGCAGGACTTTTCAGTTCAAAACTTGAAAATGTATATTTAAGGGCCAGTTTTGGATTTATATGGGGCTTTGCATATGGGTGGATTACTGATATCTCCATGTTACCCTTCCTCAGCACAGTTAATTTAAATTCAATAATAGGCGTTTTTATTGCAAGCGCACCTTTTGATTTATTGCATGGAACCATCAATGCCATTTTATTAGTCTTACTGTATGGACTATTTAAAAAAATATTTTCCCGGGTTAAAAACAAATTTATCTTTTCTATGAACGTTGAAAAAAATATAACCGCGAATCATGGTGATAAACAGCTTTAATAAATCAAAGATATAAATCATTTTCTTCATTTTTATTTAAAAAACGGATTTTAAATAAATAAACAATAAAATTTTAGAAAATCGATTTGTTTGAAAAGATCCTGCGAATAAGGGATCTATTGTAAAATGAAATTATATGGCTGGTGACCCACAAAGTTTCTCGATGGTACAAATTTGGCTTCACATATCGAAGAGCTATTGACTGAGGTGTGTGCTGCTATAGTATGACCTGTTAAAACTGAAAATCGGCACTTATTTGGACGGCCATGAAGATATTAAAACAGGGAAAAAGTAAAAAATAATAATACGACACTAGAATTTTTATTTTTTAATTTTAAACGGAAAAATCCAGAAAAAACGTGATAGTAAAATTTTAAGAGAGATTAATGTTAATTTACTAATAAAAGTTTGGTTATTGTATATAAGTCTAATATGATAAATATAAATTGAATCAATTCTTTCAGAGTGTTTCTATGAATTTAAAATATGGAATATCCGATATGGGTGAAATAAATAATAATTTTGAACTTATTTTCCAAACAGGTTCGGGTGAGAAAGTTTACCGCAATAAAGATTCAATTATTGTTAAATTACCTCCAAATAGGAATGCTTTGACTACTTCCTGGATAAACGGAGGATATCATGAGAATTTAGAGGCCATATTTAACCATCAAATAAAAAGTAATGATTTAAATGCAGATGACCAAAAAAGACTTAATATTTCAGAATATTTGAAAAATACTGCAATAAAATTGGGGTTACACCCTGAAAAAACTTCCGGTTTGATTACTTCAGCAGATATGCAAAACGTAGCTATATTTTCTGAATATTTTGAAGATATTGAAGTTACAGCTATAATTACTGGAGGTATTGCAGTAAATGGGGGACGTGCAGGTGATCCTGCATCTTTCTATGAAAAAAAATCTAATTTTTTTGAATTAAAACCTGGAACTATAAATACTATCTTAATAATTAATGCTAATTTACATGAAAGCACCCTTTTAAGGGCTGTTATGACAGCAGTAGAAGCTAAAACTGTAGCACTTCAAGAGCTTATGGCTCCAAGTAAGTATTCAACGGGAATTGCAACTGGATCCGGGACAGATAAAATCTCCATAATTTCCAGTCTCGACTGTGAAAATGTTCTCACTATTGCAGGTAAACATTCTAAATTAGGCGAATTGATTGCCCGATGTGTTATTAAGGCAACTAAAGCAGCACTAGCAAAACAAACGAATTTAACTCCAGAATTCCAAAGGGACATGATGGTAAGATTAGAACGTTTCGCGGTTGATGAAGAAATGTATTGGCGAATTGCTAGTTCTATGGAAATGATTACTAAAGAAACATTTTTAGAAAACTTGCACACTTTTTCGAAAAACTCCTTAGTGGTGGCGACTCTCTCTTCTATTTTACATATTTTAGATGAGATAGAATGGAATTTAATTCCTGAAAAAATCGGTAAAAAAACAGCCATTTCGCTTATGAAAACACTTCCGCACAACTTAAAAATAGATACTTCGATTTTTGATGAAGACATTTTGAATGAAAATGATTCTATATTAAATAATTGGATTAAAATTAGTTCATGGTGCATAATACATGGTTAAACTATATTTATTCAAATTTTCCGCATTATTGATTTCAATTTAAATTGCATAAGGAAGTTTTATTCATGAGGTTAACTGTAATTCATCCAGCGGTTTACATTGTTTATTATTTGATTTTAATCATTTTTGCTTTCTTTTTCAATAGTCCTTACTATTTAATATCTTTCTTAATCTGTGTATCTTTCTTAATCGCACTACAAGGGATTAGTAATGATTTTAAGAATTTAATACGCTTTTTCATTCCTATGTCCATATTAATCATATTTTTAAATCCGCTTGTGTCTCATGTTGGGACAACAAAAATATATCTTATTGGAACTTACTTTATTACTTTTGAATCGTTAGTATATGGTATTTTAATGAGTTTATCTCTTTTAATAATTATATTATTATTTAGTTCGTACAACCGGGCAGTTTCTTATCAGGAAATGCTCTATATTTTTTCAAAAAAGTTTCCTAATGTTTCAATGATAGTTATAATGGCTTTGAGATTTATTCCAATGTTAAATCACCGTCTAAGTGATGTAAATAATGTTTTTCAGTTGAAACGGAGATATTCTAAAAACCAAAAAATGGAAGGCAAAGTTGAAAAAATAACCAATAAGACGAAAATGTTAGCTGTGGTGATAGCTTGGTCTTTAGAAGAATCTATGATTACTGCAAATTCCATGAAGGCTAGAGGCTATGGGACTGCACCTAGAACAAGTTATCTATCATTCAAATTCAAAAGAATAGATTACTGCTTTTTAAGTTTAATTTTTATTTTCACTTTAATTTGTGTATGGGGACTTGTACAGGGACAGGGTAGAATAGAGATTTATCCCCAATTAAGTTATTCATTCCACGATAATCCATTTAACATATATTATTTTTCTTTTTTAATTTTATTATCCCCTCTAATTTATTTAGAACTTAAGGAGAGATTAATATGGCAATAATTACTTTTAAAGATTTCAACTTCAAATTTGATAAAGAGGATAAAAATGTTCTTTCAGAGATTAATATGGAAATAAAACAAGGGGATTTTGTTTTATTATGTGGTCCGTCGGGCTCAGGTAAAACAACATTATTAAGTAGTATGAAAAAAGAAATTCGCCCTACAGGAGTATACAATGGAAAAATATGTTATAATGGGGTGGATATTGAAAAAATGGATGATAAACAGTCTGCTTGTGACATAGGGTTTTTATTCCAAAACCCCGAAGATCAATTAGTATCAGATAATGTTATCCAGGAACTATCTTTTTCTCTAGAAAATATTGGTTTAAACACGGTAGAAATAAGAAATAGGGTAGCCGAAATGGCAGCTTTTTTTGGTTTGGATAAATACTTGTATAAAAATACTAATGAATTGTCTGGAGGTCAAAAACAATTGGTAAATCTTTGTTCATTACTAGTTTTAAAGCCTAAATTACTACTTTTAGATGAACCTACTTCACAATTAGACCCCATAGCCGCTCATGATTTTTTATCAATCCTAAGAAGGCTGAATGAAGAATTTTCTATTACCATTATCATAACCGAACATAAAATAGACAACGTATTTCCAATGGTGGACAGGACAATTTTTTTAGAAGAAGGTTCTATAAAATATATGAACAACGCCAGACAAATAAGCTCAAAAGCATCAATTGATCCTATATTTGCTCATTATTTGCCTTCTGTTACAAAGATTCATTTTGCTTTAAAAAATAAATATCGCTTTTTAGATGAGGTTGAAATTCCCATAACCATACGTGAAGGACGTAAAGAGTTAATTTTTCTACAGAATAAATTAAAAGAATTTTCTAATGAATCATTAATGGATAAACATCAAATTGATCCATTAGTAAAAAAATTAGATGAATCTAATTCTTCAGAAATATTTGATACTTCTAGATTATTAAAGTGCGAAGATATTTGGTTTGGATATATTAAAGATAATCTGGTTTTAAAAGGGATTTCTTTTGAGATTAAACAAGGAGAATTTATAAGCATATTGGGGGGTAATGGAACTGGAAAAACAACATTACTTCGGATTTTATCTGGTCTGATAACTCCTAAAAAAGGCAAACTTAATTTTAAAAAAGATATGACTATTGCTTATGTAAACCAAAATCCTATGATTCATTTCTCTCAACAAACAGTGGATGAAGAACTATCACTAAACTCTTTAAATCTTCATCAGCCTACTGAATCTCCGAACCCCTCTTTTTTAAAAAAGTTCTTTGTTGATAAATTAAATAATGAAAAATTTTCCACAAGTAAGTCTTCTGATCTATTTATTTCTGAGAATGAAAGGAAAAGGCTAATTGATCTTTTTAATTTGTCCCGATTATTAAATAAGCATCCTTACGACTGCAGTGGTGGTGAAAAGCAAAAAATAGCTATTGTTAAATCTTTATTAATTAATCCAGATATTTTATTCTTAGATGAACCTACAAAGGGGTTGGATCCATTATCAAAACTAAATCTGGCAAATATTTTAAAAGAATTACAAAATACTGGTTTAACTATAGTCATGTCTACGCATGATATTGATTTCGCTGCGGAGTATTCTGAAAGGTGTATGATGCTTTTTGACGGAGCAATTCAGATTGATAATATTCCTAAGACATTATTTTCTAACAATAGTTTTTATACTACTTTTGTAAATAGGACGGTGAAAAATTATCTTCCTGAAGCTATTACTTTAAAAGATGTCAAAGATAGTTGGTTGGGTTGATATTTGATTATACTTTAAAAACCAATTTCAACTAAAAGTCCTAAGTGATCTTTTTCATAGGGTTCTAATTTGATTTTTTCCAGTATATTAAATCCATGGGTTTTTAATTTAGATTCTTCTTCTCTAAATATTTTTTGAGGTTTTTTAGTAACATCAATGCTTCTGGCCTTTATCATTAACATGCCTTGTCCTTTGTCTTTTAAAAAAAGCCGCATATTTTCCATGAAAAGTTCGCTCTGGCGGGGTTGTGCCACATCACAGTAAATAAAATCTACCTTCTCCACGAGATTTAAATATTTTTTAGGGCGTGTGGCGTCATCTAATAAAGGTATCATATTTTTTCTTTTCTCACAGACCCTTAGAAGCTCCCTCATCATTCTAGGGGAAAATTCTAAGCAATATATTAAACCATCAGGGACCATATCTGATAAATGGGAGGGTGTAGTTCCAGAAGAAGCACCTAAATATAATATTTTCGAGTCATTGGATAAATCTAAATTGGTTAGACCATTTAAAATAGCAGCACCTAATTTAGAACGGCGAGGATCCCAAACTCTGTATTCTTGCCCTTCGCATTCTAATAATTTTTCCCCATAAACTTTTTCGCCGAGAATTAGATTAGGAGTAACTAATGATTGATTCATGAAATAAGCATGGTTTATACCATCTATTTGTTCCATATTAACACCGCAATTTTATAAACTTATATTATTTTTTAAAATAATCTTTTAAATCAGATATTTCACAGTTTTTCTGCATTTTCTCTAAGGTTTCATGAATATCTGCTTGTGTTTTGTAAACTACTTTCTGGATATTTTTAGATTCACCGTGCATATTATTCATTAATTCCTGAGTTCTGTCATGCTGCAATTCAATAAGGTCTTTAAGTTTTAAAAAATTCATTTTTAATCTTTTTTCAACACTTAATGAGAACCATATTGCTGTAATGGCCAGTATAATGGAAACAATACTCGTAGTAATATAGATTATGGGAAAAATATCAGACATCTATTCACCTTCATCATAATATTTTCTACTTGTATCAATAATACTTTCCAGATAAAAAATCACTTCTTCTTTTTCTTTTTTTTCTTCTTCTTTTTTGAGTATTTTTTCAACTGTTTTGAACTGGTTTTAGTTACTTTTTTACTTTTAGAAGTTCTCTTGGGGAAAGGATTTTCTTTCTCAATAGTTTCTAAACGATCTAAAAAGCTTTCTTTTATAGAAGAGTCAAGTTCTCCAGAAAAAACGTCTTTTCTAACTGCAATAGATATTTTAGATGCTAAAGCACGGGCAATTTTTCCTCTAAGCCACCATTTAGCCCCTCGCACATCAGGGTGCTGGAAAATAAGTCCATGTTTAGGGGGTCTTTCGCCTGTCTTCAGGTGCCTAAATAATGCTTTTTCTGCACCTATTATTTGGATGGTGCTGGATGGAAAAAGAGCCAACTGCTTTAAACTACCAACGTGTGCTATCAGTTTAGCACCTAGGGATGCACCTGCCAGATCACGTAGATTAGGGGCAATTTTTTCCATCTTATTATCCACGTATTCTTCCATGGACTGGCGGGATTCTTGCAATGAATGTAGAGATTTTGCAAAATTTTGAATAATGATGAGGTCTTCTTCTTCTATTTCAGCACCCATACTGCTTTTAATATCTATATTAAAGCTACTTAAACCATTTTTAATCATATTGTCGCGGTTTCCATGTTGGGCAATTAAATTTATATATGCTGCATGGTTTTTAATGGTGTCAAGTTCTGGGAAATGAATTCCATACCACTCCATTATTCTTTCAGCCAGCTTTCCAAGAGATTCATCAATTTCATCAATCGCATTAATGGTCTGGATAAGAAGCTTGTCTTCAGCTTCAGATGATTCTTGAATGCGCTGTTTTGTTAGTTCAATGTATAATGTATGAATTCTTGATCTGAAAGATAATTCATCGGTTATGGACCCCACTTCAATTAAAATGGGGATCAAATTCGATCTTAAATATTCTCCTCCGGGATTAGGGCTTTCAAATTTAAATTTTTCACTGTTTTTAAGGTTTTTATAGTTAAAAATTCCTTTATTCGTTTCAATAATAATTGAATCGTATTTTTTAACTATTCTATTCAATAAAATTGATTCTTCATCCACTAATTTCCCTTCACGGATAGCTAAAAGCCGTGGAGATATCTTACTTGGTGGGAAAAGTTCATAATCCAAGAGAGTCAAATCTTCACTAAAGGCAAAAAAACCGACCACACAACTGCTAAGATAACACTTCATAAAAATTAATCTGTTGGACATGATTTAAATCATTTAAGTTTTTTTAAACTTTACAACCCCTAAATTGGAAATATTTACAAATAGTCTTGGTTAAAATAATAGTCTAAGTTTAAATACTGGAGATAATTAAAAAAATACGTTGGTGTTAATCAATTTATCACTGAATTATTATTTAAAGGTGGATTCAATGCTTGAAACTGAATTATGTGGAATAAAACTAAAAAATCCAACTATGCTTGCAGCCGGAATTATGGGCAGTACTGCTTCATCACTCAACTGGGTTTATAGGTGTGGTGCAGGGGCAGTAATAACTAAATCATTCTCAATTCAACCTAACTTTGGATATAAAAATCCCACCACAGTTGAAGTTTCAGGTGGAGTTATAAACGCTATTGGATTATCTAATCCCGGACTTGAAACATTTAAAAAAGAACTTCAAAGTATTGATAAAGGGATACCTAAATTGGCATCTATTTACGGTGCTTCTCCTGATGAATTCGCACATTTAGCCACTTCAATCGAAGATATGGTTGATATGATTGAGCTAAATGTGTCATGTCCTCATGCCATGGGTGGATGTGGGGCGGCAATAGGCCAGGATCCTGAATTAACGTATAAAGTTGTAAATGCCGTTAAAAAATCTGTTTCCGTACCGGTGGTTGCAAAATTAACGCCTAATGTTACAGATTTAACTGAAATTGCAGTTAATGCCCAAAAAGGAGGGGCGGATGCAATAACTTTAATTAACTCACTTGGCCCTGGATTAAAAATAGATATAAAAACGGCTAAACCCATTTTATCTAATGGATTTGGAGGGATGTCTGGTCCTGCAATAAAACCTGTTGCTCTTAGATGTGTTTTTGAAGTTTATGCTGCTGTTAATGTACCAATTATTGGGGTAGGGGGCATAAGCAATTACCAGGATGCAGTAGAATTTTTATATTCTGGAGCATCTGCTGTCCAGATTGGAACGGCTATCATGTATAATGGTCCTGAAATATTCGCTGAAATTTGTCAGGGTCTGGAAAAATTTATGATAGAGCATAAATTCCAGAATATAGATGAAATGGTGGGATTAGCTCATGTATGATTGGCTTAAATAAAAATAAAGATTAAAAATATATTAAATTAATTATATCATTTATTAATGGCGATAAAATGCATGCTCCAAATGTTTTAGAAATAAAAAAAATAATTGAAGAATCTGAAACAGTTAAAACATTAATATTTGACTGGAAAATGGATGGAACTGAAAATAATCCTCAACCCGGACAATTTATGATGGTGTGGAATTTTGAGGACGAAAAACCAATGTCTATATCATTAATTGACCCAATTGAAGAAAAAATTGGTATTTCAATAAAAAAGGTTGGTGATTTCACACAACAGATTCATGAACTGGAAGAAGGAGATCAGTTAGGTTTAAGGGGTCCATATGGTAGAGGATTTGAGATTAAAGGATCAAAAATACTAGCTATAGGTGGAGGAATTGGAATGGCACCTATTGCATCATTTGTAGACCATGCACAAAAGAGGGGTGTTCATGTAGATGTAATAAGTGCATCTATGACAAAAAACGAGCTTCTTTTTGTTGAAAGAATGAAAAAAACAGGTGCTCATGTTTTAACATGTACTGATGATGGAACTTGTGGATTTCAAGGATTTGCTACTGATCGAGTTGAAGGTTTACTTAAAGATAGCTCTTATGATATGGCAGTTACATGCGGCCCTGAGTTAATGATGAAAGGAATTTTTGATATGGTGGATACTCACCACATACCCACTCAATTTTCCATGGAGAGATATATGAAATGTGCCCTGGGACTGTGTGGTCAGTGCTGTGTGGATAATGAAGGCTGGAGAATATGTGTTGAAGGGCCGGTTTTCTGGAGTCATGAGCTCAAAATGATTAAAGAATTTGGAAAATATCATAGAGATGCTTCAGGTACTAGAAACTACTATTAATCAATAGAATGCCGAAAAAGATTTAAATTATAATATTTTGGATTATTATGATATACAAACTCAAAGGAACGGTCACTTCTGCCATTTTCGTGGTTTTAATTCTTTCAATTTTCTCTTTATTAGTTATATCTCCAGTTTTAGATATGATCCTGTTAGGCGCTATCTTTGCCTACGGAATAAGGCCCATATCCTCGAAACTTGAACCTTACTTCAGATATCAATCGCTCTCTATTATACTGGCCATGGTAATAGTTATACTTCCTTTAATAGCTTTAACTGCCTATACTGTAGGGACTATTGTAAATTCAGCCCCGTATATTGTGGGTGCTGCTAAAAATGTAGGTGCTAATAATTTCAATCAGACAATAAATCAAACTTCTCTTAGTCTACATCAACATCTTCCGGTCGCAGCCCATCCTTATATTAATTCATTTTTAAATAGTATGGGTTCTATTATCAACGGAATCTTGAATGGAATTGTAAATTATGCTGTTGACTTAATTAAATCACTGCCTACGTTGGCTCTCCAATTATTCATATTTTTCACAGCCACTTTTTATTTGGCCAAAGATGGGGATAAAATTACAGATTATGTTTCGTCAACCATACCTCATGACCGTAAGAGCTTTTTTTCCAGGATGTCTAAGGAAGTTGACCTGGTTTTAAAGAGCATATTTTACGGACATTTTTTAACTGCACTTATAATTGGTATTATGGCTGCGGTGGGATTCTATATTCTTGGTTATTCGTATGCTTTATTTTTAGGAATTTTAACCGGGTTTTTACAGTTAATACCTATAATTGGGCCTTGGCCAGTTTACACTGTCATGGCCATTTTTGATCTTGCATCTGGAAACATATTAAGGGGAATAATAGTTTTATTGTTCGGATTCTTCCTGAGTGGGAGTGATATATATATTAGACCAAAAATCTCAGGAAAATATGCAGATATTCATCCCATGATATTTCTTTTAGGATTTTTATGTGGGCCCCTGGTATTGGGGATAGTGGGATTTATTTTAGGACCTTTAATATTGGGGGTGACCTATGCTGCGCTCGTAGCATATAAAAAAAGCGATTTAAAAATCAAAAAATCCTAAAATTCAATATAAAAAAAGAAATTAAGTTGTCCTAACTTGAATTAGGAACAAACATATTTTGGACATACATAATTATGGAATTTATCAGATCCATAATCTGTTGTATAATACTTTGGCTGGATGGATTTGCACTGGTATTATTAATTTCAGTGATATTTACTTGAATAGTTTCATCAGAGGTTTTATTAGTTGAAGTTGATACTAAGGGAATACTTAATGAGTTGGAGTTAATTCCAAATGTTTTACCATTAGCATTTTGATAAGACACTGCAACCCCACCTATATAAAATGGGTTGGATACAGTGGCATCAGGTCCAAAATCCTCTTTAACTTCTCTGTCTGTTGGAATATAGGCTCGGTTAGTGAATGATTTACTTTGTCCGGCTTTTATAGTACCTAAAAACTTATAAAAGTTTTGATCTGCTACACTTACATTATATATGTCTGAATTACCATTATTATGAATGGTATAAGTAAGAGTTATGTTTTCACCTTTTTTAGCTGTAGCAGGGCCTTTTTGAATGGCGGTCACATCTTTAGCATAAGCCGCACTACAAGAAAGGATGAACATTGCTAGAATTAATAAAATTATTTTCTTTTTCATGCTATCCCTCATTTTAATTTCATTAAGTATAGACATTATTTTGAACTTAAAACTATAAGTTTTTTGCCAGAAGAATACTTTTAGTGATAATAGTATTAACTAATTTTTGAGTAATCTGAATTTTTGTCCTTAGTATTGGATAAATTTATCATAAAGGAAATTAGTGATTAACCAGCATTGCAAATATCTATTTTTTAGTAGTATGCTTGGAAAGATACTTAAAATAAAGTCCAAGTCCACCAAAACTCTGATTATATTTACATTACCTTTTCTGATCCAAAACGTTTTATTTTAAGTTTATTTCTTATTCAATGTTTCTGAACTTCTGGTAAACTATGTTATTCAGTAAATATTCGGGGAACTTGAATTTACAACATTAAAACTGTTTTTGATGGCTATAAAAGATTAATTTCTAATATTTTTTGATATAATATTTAATTATTCTCTTTTTCTAATTAATGGATTTAAATTTTTTTTATTTTTATAATTTTTACAATGGTTTTGGAATGAAGTTGGAGGAAAATCCCACAATAATGTGAGGAAAATTTGGAAAAATTACTTTTAAACGTTTAAACAAGATTTAAGTAGTCAATAAATTATTAAAAAACGGAAAAAATTGATTAAATTATAAATTAGATAAAAAAAAGAATAATTTGGATTTAAAATTCAAAGGATGAGTTTCAAGGTAAAGGTTTTAACACTAATAGTTTTTTTTGACTGTTTGGTGGAATGATAAGAGTAGGCATAATTCAGAAGACCTTAAACATACGGGAGACTTTGACTTGAATCTAAAGAACATGTATGGTTCTTAGATACCTGTGAAATTTGGAATATTCTTAATCTTTTAGATCTGGTTGGATATTTGATTACTAAAAGTGGGTTAAAATGAGTACAGAAATTTATTATTTTCCTGGAACTGCTAATTATTAGTATTAGCAAGAGATATTGTCGGAAAATAGATGGAGAACTGATTTTGATTCCATCTGTGAGGGATAACAATAAAATCAACAGGGAAGCTTAGTTGTGGGTATTTTCCTGATATGCTATGAAACCTATGACAGAGTACCTTGCATCGTCAGATTTATTAAACTGGAAAATATAG
Coding sequences within:
- a CDS encoding ABC transporter ATP-binding protein, which encodes MAIITFKDFNFKFDKEDKNVLSEINMEIKQGDFVLLCGPSGSGKTTLLSSMKKEIRPTGVYNGKICYNGVDIEKMDDKQSACDIGFLFQNPEDQLVSDNVIQELSFSLENIGLNTVEIRNRVAEMAAFFGLDKYLYKNTNELSGGQKQLVNLCSLLVLKPKLLLLDEPTSQLDPIAAHDFLSILRRLNEEFSITIIITEHKIDNVFPMVDRTIFLEEGSIKYMNNARQISSKASIDPIFAHYLPSVTKIHFALKNKYRFLDEVEIPITIREGRKELIFLQNKLKEFSNESLMDKHQIDPLVKKLDESNSSEIFDTSRLLKCEDIWFGYIKDNLVLKGISFEIKQGEFISILGGNGTGKTTLLRILSGLITPKKGKLNFKKDMTIAYVNQNPMIHFSQQTVDEELSLNSLNLHQPTESPNPSFLKKFFVDKLNNEKFSTSKSSDLFISENERKRLIDLFNLSRLLNKHPYDCSGGEKQKIAIVKSLLINPDILFLDEPTKGLDPLSKLNLANILKELQNTGLTIVMSTHDIDFAAEYSERCMMLFDGAIQIDNIPKTLFSNNSFYTTFVNRTVKNYLPEAITLKDVKDSWLG
- a CDS encoding ECF transporter S component, with amino-acid sequence MDGITLTAWILFIGMIIGLILGFLKIFENSKPNVEYLVLVALLVAVCVMGMLPTAAVPGVQAASFVIIMAGIIFGRETGFITGVLTVFVMSLFLGFGFWSVFQMIGWGLMGFTAGLFSSKLENVYLRASFGFIWGFAYGWITDISMLPFLSTVNLNSIIGVFIASAPFDLLHGTINAILLVLLYGLFKKIFSRVKNKFIFSMNVEKNITANHGDKQL
- a CDS encoding dihydroorotate dehydrogenase — translated: MLETELCGIKLKNPTMLAAGIMGSTASSLNWVYRCGAGAVITKSFSIQPNFGYKNPTTVEVSGGVINAIGLSNPGLETFKKELQSIDKGIPKLASIYGASPDEFAHLATSIEDMVDMIELNVSCPHAMGGCGAAIGQDPELTYKVVNAVKKSVSVPVVAKLTPNVTDLTEIAVNAQKGGADAITLINSLGPGLKIDIKTAKPILSNGFGGMSGPAIKPVALRCVFEVYAAVNVPIIGVGGISNYQDAVEFLYSGASAVQIGTAIMYNGPEIFAEICQGLEKFMIEHKFQNIDEMVGLAHV
- a CDS encoding adenosylcobinamide amidohydrolase translates to MNLKYGISDMGEINNNFELIFQTGSGEKVYRNKDSIIVKLPPNRNALTTSWINGGYHENLEAIFNHQIKSNDLNADDQKRLNISEYLKNTAIKLGLHPEKTSGLITSADMQNVAIFSEYFEDIEVTAIITGGIAVNGGRAGDPASFYEKKSNFFELKPGTINTILIINANLHESTLLRAVMTAVEAKTVALQELMAPSKYSTGIATGSGTDKISIISSLDCENVLTIAGKHSKLGELIARCVIKATKAALAKQTNLTPEFQRDMMVRLERFAVDEEMYWRIASSMEMITKETFLENLHTFSKNSLVVATLSSILHILDEIEWNLIPEKIGKKTAISLMKTLPHNLKIDTSIFDEDILNENDSILNNWIKISSWCIIHG
- a CDS encoding fibrillarin-like rRNA/tRNA 2'-O-methyltransferase, translating into MEQIDGINHAYFMNQSLVTPNLILGEKVYGEKLLECEGQEYRVWDPRRSKLGAAILNGLTNLDLSNDSKILYLGASSGTTPSHLSDMVPDGLIYCLEFSPRMMRELLRVCEKRKNMIPLLDDATRPKKYLNLVEKVDFIYCDVAQPRQSELFMENMRLFLKDKGQGMLMIKARSIDVTKKPQKIFREEESKLKTHGFNILEKIKLEPYEKDHLGLLVEIGF
- a CDS encoding dihydroorotate dehydrogenase electron transfer subunit, yielding MHAPNVLEIKKIIEESETVKTLIFDWKMDGTENNPQPGQFMMVWNFEDEKPMSISLIDPIEEKIGISIKKVGDFTQQIHELEEGDQLGLRGPYGRGFEIKGSKILAIGGGIGMAPIASFVDHAQKRGVHVDVISASMTKNELLFVERMKKTGAHVLTCTDDGTCGFQGFATDRVEGLLKDSSYDMAVTCGPELMMKGIFDMVDTHHIPTQFSMERYMKCALGLCGQCCVDNEGWRICVEGPVFWSHELKMIKEFGKYHRDASGTRNYY
- a CDS encoding energy-coupling factor transporter transmembrane component T, with protein sequence MRLTVIHPAVYIVYYLILIIFAFFFNSPYYLISFLICVSFLIALQGISNDFKNLIRFFIPMSILIIFLNPLVSHVGTTKIYLIGTYFITFESLVYGILMSLSLLIIILLFSSYNRAVSYQEMLYIFSKKFPNVSMIVIMALRFIPMLNHRLSDVNNVFQLKRRYSKNQKMEGKVEKITNKTKMLAVVIAWSLEESMITANSMKARGYGTAPRTSYLSFKFKRIDYCFLSLIFIFTLICVWGLVQGQGRIEIYPQLSYSFHDNPFNIYYFSFLILLSPLIYLELKERLIWQ
- a CDS encoding NOP5/NOP56 family protein: MKCYLSSCVVGFFAFSEDLTLLDYELFPPSKISPRLLAIREGKLVDEESILLNRIVKKYDSIIIETNKGIFNYKNLKNSEKFKFESPNPGGEYLRSNLIPILIEVGSITDELSFRSRIHTLYIELTKQRIQESSEAEDKLLIQTINAIDEIDESLGKLAERIMEWYGIHFPELDTIKNHAAYINLIAQHGNRDNMIKNGLSSFNIDIKSSMGAEIEEEDLIIIQNFAKSLHSLQESRQSMEEYVDNKMEKIAPNLRDLAGASLGAKLIAHVGSLKQLALFPSSTIQIIGAEKALFRHLKTGERPPKHGLIFQHPDVRGAKWWLRGKIARALASKISIAVRKDVFSGELDSSIKESFLDRLETIEKENPFPKRTSKSKKVTKTSSKQLKKYSKKKKKKKKKKK